The genomic segment ATTCTTCGATATATCCACTTTCTAGAATTCCATCAATTTCGATATTATCCAAACGCAAATGGACTTCTTTCACTATTTTTTCATCTGCAACACCGTTGATGTACATCAACGCAATATCCGTTTTCGTCCGTGTTCCAATTACCTTAGACTCCACCCAAAGATTAGGATCTTTAAGTTTCCGTCGAACTAATGCCGTATTTACGCGTAAGTTTTCGGAGAATCCTTCACGGGGTCCTCTCACTACCGTTTGAGCAACTGGTTCCGTTACCCCACGCTCAATCCAGTGCTTATTTGAAATGACTAATCCTTGTGAATAGCCATCGATCAGTATTATTGTATCGCCCGACAAAAGACCATTATAAAGTACTTCAAAAGTAGTGAAATCTTTTATCTCTCCTACTGTCATGGAAAAATCTTTTAAAATGCTAATAATACTTTGCCCAGTTGACAACTTTACCTGTAATTCAATATCTTTAGTATCCAACATAAGTGTTTCTAAAATGAATTCTTGTAACGAAGTTGTATTTGTTAACCCATCAGTGTATATAATGCCCGCTTTAATGCTTCCTTCTTTTCCAATTCGAATTTCTCGAAAGACAATATCCGTACTTTTCCCAAGTGTATCTTTTAAGATTTGTATATTTTCCTGAAGACTAACTTTCAGACCATCTTTTTTATTTGGATCCACCATTTGACTTTGTGAGGGAACAGCTTTATTTGATTCGTTTGTTTTTTTCTTTTTAAAAAACCGCATACTCTCTGTCCCTCACTTTCTATTATGAATACGATTATATTCTGCTAATAAAAATTACATTATTCGGTGGGTCAAGTCCCTTTTATAGTATTCAGCATGAGCTATTTCTCTTTTTTTCATACGTTTGTTATGTCGTAGTCCATAGGTATTCTTGTAAGCTTAAACTAACTCCGTTGTGATTTTAAACCCCTGCTTATCCATCAATACTTACTTTATTAGACAATAGACATTTCAGTTTCGCTGCAAAAAACACCTCGCATCTGGATGAGCGAATACCATCGCAGATACGCATACTTTGGATTCCATCAGCAATCCTTCTGTTAACTGCATGCCAATATCTTCAGGTCTTTTCAAATTAAATAACTAGGCTAGTTTCTAGTAAAATCAAGTCACTTTCGCTTGTATCTAAAAGTCATGTCTTACTTAATCAAACCTATTTTCACATGTGACAAGCAGCTTTTTCGTCGCAGGCGCAATTGCTCCAGCACAAAACTTGGCCACTGGTGTAAAGAATTCTTCTGTATATTTCCCCACAAATTATTCTTTCAGAAATTAATGTCATGTACTTTGTCTCCAAGATGATAGTCATTCAACACAACTGGCTTTCCATCGAACGTGATCGATTAAATGAAATCGGAACCCAGTACTAAATAACCTCGATGAATATTTTCAATAACCTCTCGATTGCTAGATTAAATTCATTGCCAAGTAAATTACACGTATATTGTACAGCATGCAAAATACGCTCCATACTATTGCGTGAGCAATCGAAACACCTCAGTATTATTTCTGTAGATGAAATACTACATGGGATTAATTTCGCCTTCTTTGCCACTACTATATTTGCGATTAGTAGTCTATTTGCCGAGATTTTGTTGGCCATTTGAATACGAAGAAAATCAAGAAATGGTTATCGGTAAAAATCACCTTAAGAGATTCCGCGTGAGAGGAGCAAAATAAGTAATTCACATATCTCAATACACATTAAAAAAACCAGACATTGAGCTGCCTGGTTTTCTTGCTATGCTCATGCAATTGTAGTGTCCCGCTTAGGTACCTAATAAATTGGGTCGTTTCATAAATATAGCCTGAATTGGGTATACTCATATTGTATCTGCATTTTTGAGAGAGATAGAAGATGAATACATAGACTTACTGATACAGGAGGATTAGCGATGAATATACTAATCGAATGGATTTACAAATCTCCAAAAGGAGCAGAAACCGTCTTCCGCTCCGAGGAGATGCCGGCAGCACAAGCCATACTAGTTGCGGAAGACTTGGCACGGACCGGACGTACCAAAAATGTACTATTCATTGACCAGTTCGACAGCACGTGGACGGTCAAAGAGATGAAAGGTTATTTGAAAGGAATTGAAACCGAACCACATAACATCACGGTTTATTTCGACGGCGGCTTCGATCTTACAACACGTAAATCAGGATTAGGCTGCGTCATCTATTATGAACAAAGCGGGAAATCGTATAGGTTACGGCAAAATGCACCTTCTGCCGAACTCTCATCGAATAACGAGGCAGAATATGCAGCACTCTACCTTGGCCTACAGGAGCTCGAGCATTTGAATGTCCATCATCTACCGGTCCGCTTCATCGGGGATTCACAGGTGGTCATCAACCAGCTGACTGGAGAATGGCCGGCTCTCGAAAATAATTTGTCTAGCTGGGCAGACCGGATAGAAGAAAAGCTGAAAGACCTCGGTATCCAGCCAGCATACAAACTGGTACAGCGGAAGTTAAATTCAGAAGCGGATCGGCTGGCAACACAAGCGCTGAATGGAGTTTCGATTACTGCCACGAGCGAAGTTACAGTGGATTAGTAAGTCTATAAAGTTCAACTAAAGGCTATCTACAAAAAGTCATGAAAGTTAAACTTTCATGACTTTTTCTTATATATACCAGAAATTGTAGTCGGTAATTCCAGGTGAAATTTCATTAAGTATTTCTTACTTGCCTTTACTCAATTTCTTCACAGTTACCTCTCAATCAGATATGTAAATCCCCCCGAATTACCCTTCCCACTATCAAATCTTTTGAATCTACTTATTATAGGAAACAGACATAAGAAAAGTTTCAATGCCCTAACTATTATCCCAAGTTTATTAAATGGGTATTCCAGATTAACTCACTACAAATACCCTTTCAGCTATATCCAATCATTGAATTGAATGAGGTTCTTCTTGTCAGAGAATTTGTAAGTTAAGCAAAAGGTATAATACATTTTTAATATCGTGAGAGCCATATATGTATATTCCGGATTGAATTACGAGCAAAAACAACCTCCCCATGGCCTGCTTCTATTGTTAATGAGTGCTCCAATTTTGATGAAAGTCATTATTCCCGGAAAATAAATTTCTGGAAATCGGGACAACTTGTAACACTTTCCAACAATTTTAATATATTAGTAATAGCTTATATAAAAGGAGGTGATAAAATGCGTGATTATAGAAACGAAGACAAATGTAAGTATTACCATGAATACGGATGTGAAGACAAGCGAAAAGATAAATGCAAATGTGAAGATAAACATAAAGATGATCATAGGTTAAAACCTATGGTATTATCAACAGGTGTATTGAATACGGTTGTTGGCCAAACTGCAGCTCATATTGAAGTAGCTAACCTTGATCCAACTAGAACCTTTCAAGTAAGGGTACAAGTTATCAATTGGAATAGTGGTGGTCCAGAAGTCCTACTCAATCAATTAGTGACTCTTTTACCGAATCAACACATCAACTTAAGTCAATTCGTTGAACCATTCCACTATGAAGTTAGAATCTTTCATCCTGGAAGTCCGAATGTTATTGCGAATACTTTTGCAATAAATGCAGGGACTTTCACTCTTCCTGGTTTAACCTTCAACCAAAAAGACCTTATGAAGTTAGATGTATCTTTCATTTAATTTCAAATTCCCCCAATAAATAACCCAGAAGCACCTCATGCTTTTGGGTTATTTTTCTATTACCTGTACATCTAAACATTCACAAGTGTTTCTTACACAGCATACTTCAAACTAGTATAATGGTTTACAAGACTGTTTTCACACGGTCCTATAGCCCCCTTACTAAAATCGAAAAGAGAGTTGGGACAAACAATGATGAATGTAGACATACCTTTGTTGAATAAAGCAGCGGGAGAAAAAGCAACTTCTTACATAGCAACATTAACAAAACCTTTAGGTAGTTTGGGCAGGTTGGAAGAAATCGCAATTAGTCTGGCAGAAATGACAGGTAATTTGACTCTAGAGATTACACCACCAGGCATCATCGTATTTGCTGCCGATCATGGCGTTGTAAAAGAAGGTGTATCCGCTTATCCACAGGAAGTGACGCTCCAAATGGTAGCAAATATTGTAAATGGCGGAGCCGCTATCAATGTATTTGTTAGACAAATCGGTGCAAAATTCAAAGTCGTCGACGTAGGTGTAGCGGGAGATGTAACAGAGGTGCAAGTTGTTCATAAGAAAATTCGTCAGGGCACTGGAAGCTTCCTCACCGAATTAGCAATGACACGAGAAGAAGCAGAAAAAGCGGTACTCATCGGTTATGAAGAAGGGATTCAGATTATAGAAAGTGGGATCAAATGTCTGATTATCGGTGAAGTCGGTATCGGCAACACGACAGCAAGTAGCGCTGTTCTAGCATCGATTACTGGTGCAGACCCCGCTGCAATTGTCGGATTTGGGACTGGTATTTCCACTGAACAGCATAATCGGAAAGTTGCGGTTGTTCGTGATGCAATCAGCTTACATCAGCCGAAACCGACGGATGCCATTGATATCCTGTCGAAAGTGGGCGGACTTGAAATGGCGGCAATGGCTGGTGCAATGCTCGCCGCTGCAGAAAAGCGGGTACCTATTCTTGTCGATGGTTTTATCTGTACGGTTTCCGCTTGTCTAGCTAAATTGATGGCTCCTACTGTAGTAGATTATATGATTTTATCGCATCAATCAGTAGAACCTGGACATACAACGGCAGTCAAACATTTGCAAAAAGAGCCGTTACTCCAACTAAATATGCGTCTCGGCGAAGGGACCGGTGCAGCCGTCGCTTTCCCGATTCTACAATCCGCAGTCAATATGATCAATGAGATGGCTACATTCGAAAATTCCGGTGTATCGGGCAAAGACGAGACAGAAGTGATAATGAATTCATAACAACGCAATATTCATAGAACAATTTTAAAACCTGACGCATAAGTGAATGGTGGTCAAAAAAATAGCAAAAACGCCAAGTTCACTCCGAACTTGGCGTTTTCATTAAATATATCTAGACATTCCCACAGTTATTCCCAACAAGCCAAGAACTGAAGAAGACCATCTCCTGTAATTTTCGGATGCATATATATGCACTGATCAATCATGATCGTTTATACTTTCAAGTTCATTTGAAAAATATGACAGCATCCATGCAATTAACTTTCTATCCAAAAACGTCTAACCACCGTTCCATCTTCTTCAATAAAGCTCTTGTCTTCAATGCCGCCATTCTTCTCTATCGTTTTTGCTGATCCAATATTGTCTTCATTACAAGTTACCAGTACCCGATCGATTCCGAGTTCACCGCATTTCTTCAATGCCTCTGCAAGAATCCATGTCGCATAGCCTTTCCTTCTTTCCGCAGGTCTCACACCATACCCGATATGCCCGCCGACATTATGTAAGTAATCTGTCAGATCGTGCCTGATGTCGACCATCGCTAATATCCGGTCATTATAACCCACCAAAAAATAATTCGTACTAGGCACCCATTTTCCGTCTCCGCTTTCTCGGATTTGCAGTGCTTCTAAATATGTTTCATAGTCCTCGTGACCAACTACATTAAAACTGCTGGGCGTTATCCGGGATTCATCCCACTCTTTCATGTAATTTTCATGCTCGTTTTTCCATTCAATGGATGGTCTCACTAATCGCATAGCCATTTCCCCATTCCCTGTTTTTATAAGTTACCTGTTAAAGACTCAAAAACAAACAATTCATTCGCCGACTTAAATTTGCGGATTGCAGCTTCAAATGCTTTTAGCCTTGCTAACTTTTAATTTCTTTCCTTTGATTGTCGTTTCTTTCATTGCCTGCATAACTAATGAACCTTTGTCATTCAGAATATCAACATAAGTCAACTCATCCTGAATGGTAATAATACCGATATCATCTGCTGTTACTCCAGGAATCTTCGCAATCGTGCCAACAAAATCTACGGCTCGAAGCTTCTTCTTTTTTCCACCATTGAAATGGAGTTTCATGACATCCTTGTTTGGTTGCACATGTATAGTATTTTTGGTTTTCTGACGACCACTGACTTTTTCATCGAAAGCATTTTTTCCAACAGCTACTTTCTGCTGCGTCGGCGCTTCCAAAACAGGTATCTCAAAGCCAATGTATGCTTCAATTGCTTTAATGAGTTTGCTGTCATTTGGAGTTGCAAACGTAATTGCTTTTCCTTTATTACCAGCACGACCGGTTCTGCCAGTTCGATGAACATAGCTCTCTTTTTCCACGGGAACGTCAAAGTTGATGACAAGTGTTATTTTAGCTACATCAATTCCCCTTGCAGCTACATCGGTCGCCACAAGATAACGAAAATTCCCCATTTTGAAGCCTTCCATAACCGCAAATCGGTCCTCCTGTACAATTCCACCATGAATCTTTTCACAAGAATAGTTAGACCTTTCCAATTCCGCAAAAACTGTGTCAACTTGCCCCTTAGTTCTGCAGAAGATAATACAGCTATCTGGGTTTTCAACAACAGTAATGTTTTTCAGCAATGCCATTTTCCCTGCTTCTTTCACTTCAATTACGCTATGTTCAATTGTACTCGTCGTGACTCCCGTAGAAGCGATTTGAATAGATATAGGTTTTTTCATATAGGTATGGCAAAGATTCTCAACCTTTTTAGGCAACGTAGCGGAAAATACCATCGTTACTCTAGTAAGCGGAAGTTTTTGTATGATAGCTTCTACTTGGGCAACAAAACCCATAGTCAACATTTCATCAGCTTCATCTATAATCAAGTATTTTATTTCATCTACACAAAACGTTCCTCTCTCAATATGGTCCATCACACGCCCAGGAGTACCGACGACTATATGTGTTTTTTGTTCCAACTCTTCCTCTTGTTTATTAAAGGATTCTTTGCCGTAAACCGCTAGGGCTTTAATTCTTTTAAAACGCCCAATAGCTGTTACATCCTCTTGAACTTGAACAGCAAGCTCTCGAGTCGGCGTAAGAATTAATGCCTGTGGATTTTCCTTCTCCCAATCAATCATTTCGCAAAGAGGGATACCAAAAGATGCCGTCTTGCCACTGCCTGTTTGAGATTTCACGATGAGATCCTGATTTTCCAATGCTCTCGGTATGACTTCACTTTGAACCTCCGTCGGCCTTTCAAATTTCAACAAGGCAAGTGCTCTTGTTATTTCAACGCTTAAATTATAATCCTCAAAACTTCTTTCATTCATATAAGTAACCTCATTTATTATTATTTGACCCCGTTTTTTTCTGATCAAGTGTAGTCATCCCTAAAATAAAATAATGCTACCCAATACATAAGGTAGCATTATTTTGTACTGCTAGCAAACCATGAAAAGCCAATTATTAAGTCCCACAAAATGTTTGGTAAGGCCTTGTTGATTGCGCGGGAAGTGTGGAATAATCATCCTTCCCAGGAGTGTACGCATACGGATTTGATAGAACTTCTAATAGCCTTTCCATCACACTGTAATCACCTTGATTCACCGCGGCTTCTAGCGCAGCTTCTACCCGATGGTTCCGTGGGATTAGTACAGGATTACTATCCCGCATTAACTGCTGTGAGCTGATCTTTGATTCTTGCTGTCTGCCTAGTCTTGACTGCCACAGTGCATACCAGTTGGTAAATTCCGGAGTCCCAAAAAGGACATTATCTTCTAAATTATCATACGTTAACGCGCGAAAAGTATTGGTAAAGTCAGCGCGATGCTTCTGCATTAGTCGAAGAAGGTCTTCAATAAGGGATTCATCCTGTTTCTCTTCATTAAATAGTCCTAGTTTCGCTCTCATTCCCGCGAGCCAATTCGCATGATAGTGCTCAGGGAAATCGGAAATGGCATCTTGCGCCAGTTTGGCACCCTCTGCATAATCTTCATGCAGTAATGGTATTAGGGTTTCAGCAAATCGCGCAAGATTCCACCCGACGATATTCGGCTGATTGCCGTAAGAGTAGCGACCTTGAATGTCAATGGAACTGAAGACCGTTGCTGGGTCATAGGTATCCATGAAGGCACACGGACCATAATCGATGGTCTCCCCACTTATCGTCATGTTATCGGTATTCATTACTCCATGGATAAAACCAACCATTTGCCATTGTGCTACCAAGGCCGCCTGACGCTTGATCACTCCCTGAAGCAACGCAAGATAGCGATTTTCATCAGTTTCAACTTCCGGAAAATGTCGCTGTAGTGCGTAGTCGGCAAGAACTTGTAGTTCCTCATCCGTTCCCCATTTTGCAGCGTATTGAAAGGTTCCGAAGCGTAGATGACTGACAGCCACACGAGTCATAATGGCACCTGGAAGATCGGTTTCACGGATGATAAACTCACCGGTTGTCACTACTGCTAGACTTCGAGTAGTAGGAATACCAAGCGCATGCATGGCTTCACTGATGATGAATTCGCGTAACATTGGTCCAAGTGCCGCGCGACCATCTCCCCCGCGGGAATATGGTGTTCGGCCCGAACCCTTAAGCTGAATATCAAACCGTTCACCTAAAGGGGTTATCTGTTCGCCAATTAACATAGCCCGGCCGTCCCCTAACATCGCAAAGTGCCCAAATTGATGGCCCGCATACGCTTGAGCAAGTGGCAAAGCGCCTTCAGGAATTCGATTCCCAGCAAGCACTGCCACTCCATCTTCGCTTTGCAACTCATGGACATCCAATCCCAAGGAAATTGCCAAGGAATCATTGAAAATGATCAACTTCGGTGACTGTACAGGGTTAGGACTGAGGTTTGTAAAAAATGATTTTGGCAGACGGGCATAACTATTATCTAAATTCCAGCCTGATTCTATTAGTTCTTTTCGGTTTGTCATCGTATCTTCTATCTTCCTTTCGTCTGTTTGCCTGATTTTTTTATATAAAACATAAATCACGGTATCCCTTTTCATTAGGTAGTCCTTCGTAGTGTTTTCTTCTGTTAATTTAGTATACCCTTTCCACACGTTGGTAACTCCCTTAGTTTTCGCTAACTATGCAGGGTGCACTAATGTGTTTCCCATAAGTGTCGTATACAGTGACCGACAGCGTACCTACACCAACATTCTCAGTTCTTCATCATAGATTTTTGTCGTTTAGATGCGCGTGTATTGCAAGCATCACTCAAAATTTACGCCACATTTTAACACGATATTTGAACCATCAGGTCAGTGTGATATACCCGGCCATTTCACCATAATATAGTATAAATGGATTTAACTGAAATCCCGTGTGGATAAGAACTTTCCTGCGACACATACTTTGGTAATACACAAACTGAGCACAGTTTTTTCAGATCAGTAAATAATCACACCGAAAGAGGGGTATTCTATTGGCAAAAAAAGTTCTTTTATTTGGTGATATTGGAATAGATGACACAGTGGGCCTTATCTACGCCCACTTTAATGACGAGATTGATATCGTCGGAGTGGTAGCCGACTATGGGAATGTATCAAGAGAAGATGCAATGTCAAATATTCGCTATTTGTTTAACTTATTTAATTTCCCCAATAACATTCCAGTCATAAGTGGTGCAGAAATGCCGATGACTGCAGAACTCCCCACCTACTATCCGGAAATCCATGGCGTACATGGTCTCGGACCCATAGTACCGGATGACTATGAATTCGTGATAGAAAACTTCCTGGAGATTGTAAATATAATTAAAATGTATAAGGATGAGCTGATTATCGTAAATATTGGCCGCCTGACTTCACTTGCTACATTGTTTATTCTTTATAAAGAATTAATGGGCAACGTGAAGGAATTTTATATTATGGGGGGAGCATTTGGGGTACCTGGAAATGTAACACCTGTCGCGGAAGCAAACTTTCATGCAGATCCTGTAGCGGTGAAAATCGTCCTTTCTTATGCCAATAATGTCACAATAATCCCTTTAAACGCAACACAAAAAGCAATTGTCACACCTGAAATGGTCGATTATATTGATCACTTTGGAAAAACCGCAATCTTTAAGTCGTTAATGGACTTTTACACCGAATTTTATCAAGAAAGGGATCCAACTCTTCAAGGAAGCCCCGTGCATGACGCACTTACACTGATGGCGGTCATACACCCTGAAATGTTCACGTTCAATTCACGTTCTATCGAAATCGGGCAGCATTTGGAAGGACCTGCAAGGGGGCAAAGTATTGCTGATATACGGCCAGGTGACCAATTTTATGACAACGAAAAAAATCACCGCATTGCATTTGACTTGGACTACGAGACATTTTTCCACAAATTCCTGTCTGTCATGACAGGTAAACAGTCAAAATAAGGTGAGTACTAATCATTCAAAGACTCCACTTCTAAGCAGTGTAAAGTCAACATGGACGTTAACTTTCATTTCCTTGTACAACTCATGCCATTTCTCTTCCGTCAATTCAGAATGACGTACAGAGCTTCTATAAATCTCACCATAGCCAAAAACATCCGAGCCAATGTTTTGGCAATAAGCAATTACCCTTGATATTTCACTCGACAGACTCTTACTGATCGCTTTTTCAAGTGCTTCCACCTTTTTAGAATTTCCAACATTAACGTTAGGTTTTATTTCTAATAATCTTGCTTGCACTGTAAGGTATAGGTCAAATTCAGGAGTTTTTGGATTGACTAACTTCACTTCTTTATGCGTTTTTATCGGATCGAATACCAGATTAATTTCATCAGGAGGATCCTTCAGTAAAGATGAAGGTAAATCATCCCCTTTAATTTTCAATTCAAATACTCCAGCATGATAATCATCTCGACTTAACTTCACATAAAAGCTATCATCGATAGTAAGTTTACCTATCATTTTGTCCTTTTTAAATAAAGCGATTCCAGAAATCTCTATTAGCTCCTCATCTCTTCTTATAATAGGCATCGCTATGTCCCTGCCCATGAAATAATAATCTTTGGCTACGTCATGAAGAGTGGATGAAACCACTTGCTCACTTTTAATATTTTGCTCTACCAGCTTATAAATATGTTCCCCAATATCCTCTATATCTGGGTATTGGTATTCCAGTAAGGCTTTCGTTTGACCTTCAACAACCGCCATAATAATATCCCCACTCATTGCAGGATTTTTCAACAAATTTTCAATGTAATGACCAATACCGTCTTGGGCAAACTCTTCACCGAATAAGACCCCCCTCAATTGTCCGCTCATTATTTTTTCAGCTGCTCTGCGATTGATTTTTGAACGTGTCCCTTGACTTGTTTCGTTTTCAGCAGTAATAACTGCAACTTTACTTTCTAACTCTGTGCTCACTTGGCGAACAACCGCTGTAGTCTCTACGCCTTCCTCTTTACCCAAGTCATAGCCAATTAAAGTGACTAAACCTACCCTTTCAAGGAGTTTTGTTTCTGCACATCCTACCAAACCAATGAAAAGAAATAGCAGTAGTAAAAAACAACAAAAATTTTTCATTCTATTTGCTCCTTACGTGATTTGATTTTCCTTTTCGCCACTGCTAAGACATACAAGATGATAGGATAAACAAAAACAATATAAAACGCCACCTGGCCAAAGTAATTATTAAATGTATTTATTTGAAGTCGAGTTTTAAGTGTTAAGCTTACAATTAATATGATGAGCGAGAATACCCAGACGAATTTATTCGCACTTACCTTTACTAGTCGTCTGGTTCCGCGAAAAGCAGCCCATAGAAATAGACACAGGTTCGGCAAAATAATCAACATCCAAAAACAAACCGCTATATACTCAAATCGTTCAATGAACGGAAATTTAACAATACTAAATAAAGACAAAGTCGCCCAAATGGTTTTAGTTAATTGTTCCCCGCTGAAGTAAGTTAACGAAACCAACATGATGGCAAGGTAAATCAATGTCGTCATGAACAAACCAAGATGAATATTTTTTTTTGCATTCTTTTTATCCTTTATAAAGGGATAAATCACATATAATATTTCAAATCCAACAACCGTAAAGGTCATGGACTTTACACCTTTCAGTATTTCGCTCATATTAGCCTCTAAAATCGGAAGAAGGCTTCTCAATTCTATATATTTCATTGGATAAGCCAACATCGGGAAAAGCCATATGGAAAGTATAAAACTAAAAAAAGAAACGCCTACAATTACCCGCAGACCACCGGTAAACGTGTAAATTACAATTAATAGCAATGAAGCCGCAATAAACCAAGTATTTAAATTCGGAAAAACCCATGTTTGAACGACCTCAATATAGTTTCTCAAAACGGAGAAAAAGGCACCTGAACAATAAAAAATATAAATGATATTTAAAAAATTCCCTAGCCATTTACCAAATACATCTTGATGAATTCCGTATAAATCATTTGAACCGTATATTTCCAACGTTTTAAGCATGAAAATTGCGATAATATGCGTGGCGAGACCTGCGAGTAGTACAGAAATCCATGCATCATGTTTTGCGTCCTGGTATATAATCCGTTGAAATCCTTGAATCCCGATTCCGATTTGAGCGGTATGAATGATGAAAAAAAGTAGAAAAGCATTAATTGTATCAGTGGGACCAATTTGTATGGAATTTTTCACTTATTTCACCTTCTGTTCATTTTTCTCAGGATTTATCGGTTGCGGCTCATATTTATCTTCATCCTCCGGTCTGGTATTTGAAGGTCTCTTAAATGTAAACGGCAACGGCAACCTGACAAGACTATCCCGCCAATCAAGCAAGCGAGGAGGATAAAAAGGCGCTGTATACGGCGAACCTAGGCTTGTTTGACGCAAAAGATGGATTAGGATAAAACAAAGCCCCAGCATAATGCCGTAAAATCCCCAAAGTCCTGCTAATACTATTAACGGAAACCGAATGATTCTGATGACATTACCCATCATGTAACTTGGTGTTGTGAAGGATGCCAACGCCCCTAAGGCGACGATAATAATTAAAATATTACTCGTAATCCCTGCTTGTACGGCTGCGGTTCCAATAACAATACCGCCAACAATACCGATCGTTTGACCAACCTTCGAGGGTAATCTGACTCCAGCTTCTCTAAG from the Sporosarcina psychrophila genome contains:
- a CDS encoding GerAB/ArcD/ProY family transporter; the encoded protein is MKNSIQIGPTDTINAFLLFFIIHTAQIGIGIQGFQRIIYQDAKHDAWISVLLAGLATHIIAIFMLKTLEIYGSNDLYGIHQDVFGKWLGNFLNIIYIFYCSGAFFSVLRNYIEVVQTWVFPNLNTWFIAASLLLIVIYTFTGGLRVIVGVSFFSFILSIWLFPMLAYPMKYIELRSLLPILEANMSEILKGVKSMTFTVVGFEILYVIYPFIKDKKNAKKNIHLGLFMTTLIYLAIMLVSLTYFSGEQLTKTIWATLSLFSIVKFPFIERFEYIAVCFWMLIILPNLCLFLWAAFRGTRRLVKVSANKFVWVFSLIILIVSLTLKTRLQINTFNNYFGQVAFYIVFVYPIILYVLAVAKRKIKSRKEQIE